In Streptomyces violaceusniger Tu 4113, one DNA window encodes the following:
- a CDS encoding DUF6274 family protein: MTTSARHETRALLRAHLAAAAGNRHFTRHCPICHRLLRLAMEPSAAEETGGGAGDEAGDGAGQEATAATPPSTR, translated from the coding sequence ATGACGACGTCCGCGAGGCATGAGACCAGGGCGCTGCTGCGCGCCCATCTGGCGGCTGCCGCGGGCAATCGCCACTTCACCCGGCACTGTCCGATCTGCCATCGCCTGCTGCGGCTGGCGATGGAGCCCTCGGCGGCCGAGGAGACGGGTGGCGGCGCCGGAGACGAGGCCGGTGACGGGGCCGGCCAGGAGGCGACGGCCGCCACTCCACCGTCAACTCGGTAA
- the hrpA gene encoding ATP-dependent RNA helicase HrpA, translating into MSTTPAPALPALLERLPELMLRDQQRLGRRLDGARRIRKPEARAAVLGEITEEITRAELRVADRRAAVPAITYPQELPVSQKKDAILEAVRDHQVVIVAGETGSGKTTQIPKICLELGRGVKGLIGHTQPRRIAARTVAERIAEELRSPLGESVGWKVRFTDQVGQDTHVKLMTDGILLAEIQTDRELRQYDTIIIDEAHERSLNIDFLLGYLAQLLPRRPDLKIVITSATIDPERFSRHFGDAPIVEVSGRTYPVEVRYRPLLEEGGEDSDRDQITAICDAVDELQAEGPGDILVFLSGEREIRDTADALNKKKLPVTEVLPLYARLSHAEQHRVFQRHTGRRIVLATNVAETSLTVPGIRYVIDPGAARISRYSHRTKVQRLPIEPISQASANQRKGRCGRTSDGICIRLYSEDDFLTRPEFTDAEILRTNLASVILQMTAAGLGDIEKFPFIDPPDRRNVKDGVQLLEELHALDGKEKDPRKRLTQVGRKLAQLPVDPRLARMVLEADRNGCVREVMVIAAALSIQDPRERPSDKQQQADQQHARFKDESSDFLAFLNLWKYIRERQKELSSSAFRRMCRNEFLNYLRIREWQDIYSQLRTVAKTMDIHMSEQDAAPDHVHTSLLAGLLSHVGLKDTDKNEYLGARSAKFAVFPGSALFKKPPRWVMSAELVETSRLWARVNAKIEPEWIEPLAQHLVKRTYSEPHWEQKQAAVMAYERVTLYGVPIVAQRKVNYGRIDPETSRDLFIRNALVEGDWRTHHQFFHDNRKLLGEVEELEHRARRRDILVDDETLFDFYDQRIPEHVVSGAHFDSWWKHKRREEPELLNFEKSMLINERAQDITKDAYPDSWRQGKLKFKVTYQFEPGADADGVTVHIPLQVLNQVTADGFDWQIPGLREDLVTELIRSLPKPVRRHYVPAPNYAKRFLESAAPLQEPLTAALGRELQRMVGVRIEPEDWDLAKVPDHLKVTFRVVDERHRKLAEDKDVEVLRQRLRPKTRAAISKAFESSKEGVGIQQRGGLTRWTVGTLPRTFETRRGGQPVKAYPALVDEGASVAVRLFDTEAEQREAMWRGTRRLILLQLPSSPAKFVQGKLSNQAKLALSSSPHGGVQALFDDCVAAAADRLIASRGGPAWDEESFRKLFDAVRSDITDATLDTVRKVQEVLAAWQSCERRLKDTRSPVLLPSLTDIREQLSELIAPGFVTAHGVRRLPDLMRYLVAVDRRLQQLPGNADRDRARMAKVREMRDEYAWLLEQFPPGRPVPQEALEIRWMIEELRVSYFAHALGTAYPVSDKRIVKAIDAAAP; encoded by the coding sequence ATGTCCACCACGCCTGCCCCCGCCCTGCCCGCCCTGCTGGAGCGGCTGCCCGAGCTGATGCTGCGCGACCAGCAGCGGCTGGGACGCCGGCTCGACGGTGCGCGCCGGATCCGTAAACCCGAGGCCCGAGCGGCCGTACTCGGTGAGATCACCGAGGAGATCACGCGTGCCGAGCTGCGGGTCGCGGACCGCCGCGCCGCCGTGCCGGCCATCACCTATCCGCAAGAGCTGCCGGTCAGCCAGAAGAAGGACGCGATCCTCGAGGCCGTCCGGGATCACCAGGTGGTGATCGTCGCAGGTGAGACCGGCTCCGGGAAGACCACCCAGATTCCGAAGATCTGTCTGGAGCTGGGGCGCGGCGTCAAGGGACTTATTGGCCATACGCAGCCGCGCCGTATCGCCGCCCGCACCGTGGCCGAGCGCATCGCCGAGGAGCTGCGGTCGCCGCTGGGCGAGTCCGTCGGCTGGAAGGTCCGCTTCACCGATCAGGTGGGGCAGGACACCCACGTCAAGCTGATGACCGACGGCATTCTGCTCGCCGAGATCCAGACCGACCGCGAGCTGCGCCAGTACGACACGATCATCATCGACGAGGCCCATGAGCGCAGCCTCAACATCGACTTCCTGCTGGGCTATCTGGCCCAACTCCTGCCCCGCCGCCCCGACCTCAAGATCGTGATCACCTCCGCCACCATCGACCCGGAGCGCTTTTCCCGCCATTTCGGCGACGCACCGATCGTCGAGGTCAGCGGGCGTACATATCCGGTCGAGGTGCGCTACCGCCCGCTGCTCGAGGAGGGCGGCGAGGACAGCGACCGCGACCAGATCACCGCGATCTGCGACGCGGTCGACGAGCTCCAGGCCGAGGGGCCGGGCGACATCCTGGTCTTCCTCTCCGGTGAGCGGGAGATCCGCGACACCGCCGACGCGCTGAACAAGAAGAAGCTCCCGGTCACCGAGGTCCTTCCGCTGTACGCCCGGCTGTCGCACGCCGAGCAGCACCGGGTCTTCCAGAGACACACCGGCCGCCGGATCGTGCTGGCGACCAACGTCGCCGAGACCTCGCTGACCGTCCCCGGTATCCGCTATGTGATCGACCCGGGCGCCGCCCGGATCTCCCGCTACAGCCATCGCACCAAGGTCCAGCGGCTGCCCATCGAGCCGATCTCCCAGGCCAGCGCCAATCAGCGCAAGGGCCGCTGCGGCCGGACCAGCGACGGCATCTGCATCCGGCTGTACTCCGAGGACGACTTCCTCACCCGCCCGGAGTTCACCGACGCCGAGATCCTCCGGACCAATCTGGCCTCCGTCATCCTCCAGATGACCGCCGCCGGCCTCGGCGACATCGAGAAGTTCCCCTTCATCGACCCGCCGGACCGCCGCAACGTCAAGGACGGCGTCCAGCTCCTGGAGGAGCTGCACGCCCTGGACGGCAAGGAGAAGGACCCGCGCAAGCGGCTCACCCAGGTCGGCCGGAAGCTGGCCCAGCTTCCGGTGGACCCGCGGCTGGCCCGCATGGTGCTGGAGGCGGACCGCAACGGCTGTGTCCGCGAGGTCATGGTGATCGCGGCGGCGCTGTCCATCCAGGACCCGCGCGAGCGCCCCTCGGACAAGCAGCAGCAGGCGGATCAGCAGCACGCCCGGTTCAAGGACGAGTCCAGCGACTTCCTGGCGTTCCTCAATCTGTGGAAGTACATCCGGGAGCGGCAGAAGGAGCTGTCCTCCTCCGCCTTCCGCCGGATGTGCCGCAATGAGTTCCTCAACTACCTGCGTATACGCGAATGGCAGGACATCTACAGCCAGCTGCGCACGGTCGCCAAGACCATGGACATCCATATGTCCGAGCAGGACGCGGCGCCCGACCACGTGCATACGTCGTTGCTGGCGGGGCTGCTGTCCCATGTGGGCCTTAAGGACACCGACAAGAACGAGTATCTGGGCGCGCGCAGCGCCAAGTTCGCGGTGTTCCCCGGTTCGGCGCTGTTCAAGAAGCCGCCGCGCTGGGTGATGTCGGCGGAGCTGGTGGAGACCTCCCGGCTGTGGGCGCGGGTCAACGCGAAGATCGAGCCGGAGTGGATCGAGCCGCTCGCCCAGCACCTGGTCAAACGCACCTACAGCGAACCGCACTGGGAGCAGAAGCAGGCCGCGGTGATGGCGTATGAGCGGGTCACGCTCTACGGGGTGCCGATCGTCGCCCAGCGGAAGGTCAACTACGGCCGGATCGACCCGGAGACCAGCCGCGATCTGTTCATCCGCAACGCCCTGGTGGAGGGCGACTGGCGCACCCACCACCAGTTCTTCCACGACAACCGCAAGCTGCTGGGCGAGGTCGAGGAGCTGGAGCACCGGGCCCGGCGCCGCGACATCCTCGTGGACGACGAGACGCTCTTCGACTTCTACGACCAGCGGATCCCCGAGCATGTGGTCTCCGGCGCCCACTTCGACTCCTGGTGGAAGCACAAGCGTCGCGAAGAACCGGAGCTTCTCAACTTCGAGAAGTCGATGCTCATCAACGAGCGGGCGCAGGACATCACCAAGGACGCCTATCCGGACTCCTGGCGCCAGGGGAAGCTCAAGTTCAAGGTGACCTATCAATTCGAGCCGGGGGCGGACGCGGACGGTGTGACCGTCCACATCCCGCTGCAGGTGCTCAATCAGGTCACCGCGGACGGTTTCGACTGGCAGATTCCGGGGTTGCGGGAGGATCTGGTCACCGAGCTGATCCGCTCGCTGCCCAAACCGGTGCGCCGTCACTACGTCCCGGCGCCGAACTATGCCAAGCGCTTCCTGGAAAGCGCTGCCCCCCTCCAGGAGCCGCTGACCGCGGCGCTGGGGCGTGAGCTGCAGCGGATGGTGGGCGTACGGATCGAGCCGGAGGACTGGGACCTGGCGAAGGTCCCCGACCACCTCAAGGTCACCTTCCGGGTGGTGGACGAGCGGCACCGCAAGCTGGCCGAGGACAAGGACGTGGAGGTGCTGCGGCAGCGGCTGCGGCCGAAGACGCGGGCCGCGATCTCCAAGGCGTTCGAGTCCTCCAAGGAGGGCGTGGGGATCCAGCAGCGCGGCGGGCTGACCCGGTGGACGGTCGGGACGCTGCCGCGCACCTTCGAGACGCGCCGCGGCGGCCAGCCGGTCAAGGCGTATCCGGCGCTCGTCGACGAGGGCGCCTCGGTGGCCGTACGGCTCTTCGACACCGAGGCCGAGCAGCGGGAGGCGATGTGGCGGGGGACGCGCCGGCTGATCCTGCTCCAGTTGCCGTCCAGCCCCGCCAAGTTCGTCCAGGGCAAGCTCTCCAACCAGGCCAAGCTGGCGCTCTCCAGCAGCCCGCACGGCGGTGTGCAGGCGCTCTTCGACGACTGCGTGGCCGCGGCGGCCGACCGGCTGATCGCGTCCCGTGGCGGCCCGGCCTGGGACGAGGAGTCGTTCCGCAAGCTCTTCGACGCGGTGCGCAGCGACATCACGGACGCCACGCTGGACACCGTGCGCAAGGTCCAGGAGGTGCTGGCGGCCTGGCAGTCGTGCGAGCGGCGGCTGAAGGACACCAGGAGCCCGGTGCTGCTGCCGTCCCTCACGGACATCAGGGAGCAGCTCTCGGAGCTCATCGCACCGGGTTTCGTGACCGCCCACGGCGTGCGGCGGCTTCCGGACCTCATGCGCTATCTGGTGGCCGTGGACCGGCGGCTGCAGCAGCTTCCGGGCAACGCCGACCGGGACCGCGCCCGGATGGCGAAGGTGCGGGAGATGCGGGACGAGTACGCCTGGCTGCTGGAGCAGTTCCCGCCGGGGCGCCCGGTGCCCCAGGAGGCGCTGGAGATCCGCTGGATGATCGAGGAGTTGCGGGTCAGCTACTTCGCGCACGCCCTCGGTACGGCCTATCCGGTGTCCGACAAGCGCATCGTGAAGGCCATCGACGCGGCCGCGCCGTAA
- a CDS encoding membrane protein produces MADDESGAGAGGGDTGAGRGDASEGKGGGGGEGSEGKGATDEGRGRGRGGADAGRDRGGADAAKGGADRLSPWARFKQTPFFPATVIVLLISAGAGLFAGSYTFAFANPTPRNIPTAIVTTDDDSAVRNQFLTGMEKALNASLKLHPYPSYAKARWSLEEQQVFAILRARDHGVELDVAGAAGATVAQVLSQAGGKVGRASGVPVQVRDLKPLQPGDPRGLAVFYISLAATIIGFLGAIQLSVNAAGLNPAERIGFNVAYAMLGAFSIAAIVDWGLKALRLPFAESWAILALTMLTSGLVFSMFNVLFGRWALLPTWGVMVILGNPSSGGAVSWPLLPSLLGTIGRWLPPGASVNAQHTAIYFPHHQHPFPFLVLGGWCVVSAVVFWTWRHRHPGGRPPKATPTRC; encoded by the coding sequence ATGGCGGACGACGAAAGCGGCGCAGGCGCGGGCGGGGGCGACACGGGCGCGGGCAGGGGCGACGCGAGTGAGGGCAAGGGCGGGGGTGGGGGCGAAGGGAGCGAGGGCAAGGGCGCGACCGACGAGGGAAGGGGCAGGGGCAGGGGCGGGGCGGACGCGGGCAGGGACAGGGGTGGGGCGGACGCGGCCAAGGGCGGGGCGGACCGGCTCTCCCCATGGGCTCGTTTCAAGCAGACCCCCTTCTTCCCCGCGACCGTCATCGTGCTGCTCATCTCCGCGGGCGCGGGGCTCTTCGCGGGCTCGTACACCTTCGCCTTCGCCAATCCCACCCCCCGGAACATCCCCACCGCCATCGTGACCACCGATGACGACTCCGCCGTGCGGAACCAGTTCCTCACCGGGATGGAGAAGGCCCTGAACGCGTCCCTCAAGCTGCACCCCTACCCCAGCTATGCGAAGGCCCGCTGGTCCCTGGAGGAGCAGCAGGTCTTCGCGATCCTGCGGGCGCGCGACCATGGCGTCGAGCTGGATGTCGCGGGCGCGGCGGGGGCGACCGTGGCCCAGGTGCTCAGCCAGGCCGGTGGCAAGGTGGGCCGGGCCTCCGGGGTGCCCGTCCAGGTCAGGGATCTGAAACCGCTACAGCCCGGCGATCCGCGCGGACTCGCGGTCTTCTACATCTCCCTGGCCGCCACGATCATCGGCTTCCTCGGTGCCATCCAGCTCAGTGTCAACGCCGCCGGGCTCAACCCGGCCGAGCGGATCGGCTTCAACGTCGCGTACGCCATGCTCGGCGCCTTCTCGATCGCGGCGATCGTGGACTGGGGGCTGAAGGCGCTCCGGCTCCCCTTCGCGGAGTCGTGGGCGATCCTGGCGTTGACGATGTTGACCTCGGGGCTGGTGTTCTCCATGTTCAACGTCCTCTTCGGGCGCTGGGCGCTCCTCCCCACCTGGGGCGTGATGGTGATCCTCGGCAACCCGTCCTCCGGCGGCGCCGTCTCCTGGCCCCTGCTCCCCTCACTCCTGGGCACCATCGGCCGCTGGCTCCCGCCGGGTGCCTCGGTCAACGCCCAGCACACCGCGATCTACTTCCCCCACCACCAGCACCCCTTCCCCTTCCTGGTGCTGGGGGGCTGGTGTGTGGTGTCCGCCGTGGTCTTCTGGACCTGGCGCCACCGCCACCCGGGCGGGCGGCCGCCGAAGGCGACGCCGACGCGGTGCTGA
- a CDS encoding DUF1152 domain-containing protein, translating to MTRLIMAGGGGGDAVAAAVIDQALYGHGTADDRAVVLTYAWDRLLVDPVPGPRGAADFTGLRALTPSVYAVPKDARPVAPAGSTLPRLAAELPHTFALLDPHHGVEGMVRQLEELIEHLAPASIDLLDVGGDILARGDEPTLCSPLGDALSLAACAQVTAEIRLLVAGPGLDGEIPVEVLRERLGPVVHTLTAEDVAPIGPVMEWHPSEATGMLTAAARGVRGLCEVRDAGLTIPLTDDGPVVHEADLDAAFRRNRLAGAIADTTGLAEAERHCRDICGYSEIDYEREKAARSGSAPESPFRPRAVLAGVARFAEEARARGVSHTTFRHLTEALGLSGVQRADLRALLIGTQPERYDAPLWRL from the coding sequence ATGACGCGGCTGATCATGGCGGGGGGAGGTGGCGGGGACGCCGTTGCCGCCGCGGTGATCGACCAGGCTCTGTACGGGCACGGGACGGCCGACGACCGGGCGGTGGTCCTGACCTACGCCTGGGACCGGCTGCTCGTCGACCCAGTCCCCGGGCCCCGGGGAGCGGCCGACTTCACCGGGCTGCGGGCGCTCACGCCGAGCGTGTACGCCGTGCCCAAGGACGCGAGGCCGGTGGCGCCGGCCGGGTCCACACTGCCCCGGCTGGCCGCCGAGCTGCCGCACACCTTCGCGCTGCTCGACCCCCACCACGGGGTGGAGGGCATGGTCCGGCAGTTGGAAGAGCTGATCGAGCACCTGGCCCCGGCCTCCATCGACCTGCTGGACGTGGGCGGCGACATCCTCGCGCGAGGGGATGAGCCGACGCTGTGCAGCCCGCTCGGGGACGCGCTGTCGCTTGCCGCGTGTGCGCAGGTGACCGCGGAGATCCGGCTGCTGGTCGCCGGACCGGGGCTGGACGGGGAGATCCCGGTGGAGGTGCTGCGCGAACGGCTGGGGCCGGTGGTCCATACGCTGACCGCCGAGGACGTCGCGCCCATCGGCCCCGTCATGGAGTGGCATCCGTCGGAGGCCACCGGCATGCTCACGGCCGCGGCGCGCGGTGTGCGCGGGCTGTGCGAGGTACGGGACGCGGGGCTCACCATTCCCCTGACGGACGACGGACCCGTGGTCCATGAGGCGGATCTCGACGCCGCGTTCCGCCGGAACCGGCTCGCCGGGGCCATCGCCGACACCACCGGTCTCGCCGAGGCCGAGCGGCACTGCCGGGACATCTGCGGATACTCGGAGATCGACTACGAGCGGGAGAAGGCCGCGCGGTCCGGGTCGGCGCCCGAGAGCCCGTTCCGGCCCAGGGCCGTACTGGCCGGAGTCGCCCGCTTCGCGGAGGAGGCCCGCGCCCGCGGGGTCAGCCACACCACCTTCCGCCACCTCACCGAGGCCCTCGGCCTCAGCGGTGTCCAACGCGCGGATCTGCGGGCCCTGCTGATCGGGACTCAGCCCGAGCGGTACGACGCCCCGCTGTGGCGGCTGTGA
- a CDS encoding MFS transporter — translation MADVKGNPSEVRKAAIASLFGSALEWYDFFLYGTAAALVFNTLFFPTFNPLVGTIAAFGTNAVGFLARPLGGIIFGHFGDRIGRKSMLVTTLVIMGVATCLIGLLPTYATVGVWAPVLLVTLRVVQGIAVGGEWGGGVLIVSEHAPSHRRGFYSAWSQTGVGLGFVLSAAAYALAQEVTTKESFLAWGWRIPFVVGILLTAAGLLIRLRIMETPAFQEKESEPKKSAPPLLDVIRTHPKSILIAFGARVAETGASYLFLTFSLSYASEIGVGKGVVLAALVVGMLFESFAMPMFGALSDRIGRRPVYIGGAIAVIVWAYPFFALFDSRNPVLIFVAIFVAVVIGHGAMIGTQPAFFTELFASRVAYSGLALGHELASMIVGGFSPIVATALLAWSGASWPIALFLVGMGLVTVFAVAAAPETNPNVLGNGKARQEAEAEEKPKSSDSSPIHS, via the coding sequence ATGGCAGACGTGAAGGGCAACCCGAGCGAAGTACGCAAGGCAGCGATCGCAAGTTTGTTCGGTAGCGCATTGGAGTGGTACGACTTCTTCCTCTACGGCACGGCCGCCGCGCTCGTCTTCAACACCCTCTTCTTCCCGACCTTCAATCCGCTGGTGGGGACGATCGCCGCCTTCGGTACCAACGCGGTGGGGTTCCTCGCCCGGCCGTTGGGCGGCATCATCTTCGGGCACTTCGGGGACCGGATCGGCCGAAAGTCGATGCTGGTGACCACCCTGGTGATCATGGGCGTCGCGACCTGTCTGATCGGCCTGCTGCCCACCTACGCCACCGTCGGCGTCTGGGCGCCGGTGCTGCTGGTGACGCTGCGGGTCGTGCAGGGCATCGCCGTCGGCGGCGAGTGGGGCGGCGGGGTGCTGATCGTCAGCGAACACGCGCCGAGCCACCGCCGCGGCTTCTACTCGGCCTGGAGCCAGACCGGCGTGGGGCTCGGGTTCGTCCTCTCCGCCGCCGCCTACGCACTGGCCCAGGAGGTCACCACCAAGGAGTCCTTCCTCGCCTGGGGATGGCGCATTCCGTTCGTGGTCGGCATCCTGCTCACCGCCGCCGGACTGCTGATCCGGCTCCGGATCATGGAGACACCCGCGTTCCAGGAGAAGGAGTCGGAGCCGAAGAAGTCCGCCCCGCCGCTTCTCGACGTCATCCGCACCCACCCCAAGTCCATCCTGATCGCCTTCGGCGCGCGGGTCGCCGAAACCGGTGCGAGTTACCTCTTCCTCACCTTCAGCCTCTCCTACGCGTCCGAGATCGGAGTGGGCAAGGGCGTGGTGCTGGCCGCGCTCGTGGTGGGGATGCTGTTCGAGTCGTTCGCGATGCCCATGTTCGGGGCGCTCTCCGACCGCATCGGACGTCGACCGGTGTATATCGGGGGCGCGATCGCGGTGATCGTCTGGGCGTATCCGTTCTTCGCGTTGTTCGACTCGCGCAATCCGGTGCTGATCTTCGTGGCGATCTTCGTGGCGGTCGTGATCGGCCACGGGGCGATGATCGGCACCCAGCCGGCGTTCTTCACCGAACTCTTCGCCAGCCGGGTGGCCTACAGCGGGCTCGCCCTGGGGCATGAGCTGGCGTCGATGATCGTCGGCGGGTTCTCCCCCATCGTCGCCACCGCGCTGCTCGCCTGGTCGGGCGCGTCCTGGCCGATCGCGCTGTTCCTCGTCGGCATGGGCCTGGTCACCGTCTTCGCCGTGGCGGCCGCCCCCGAGACCAACCCGAACGTCCTCGGGAATGGCAAGGCCCGGCAGGAGGCCGAGGCGGAGGAGAAGCCCAAGTCGTCCGATTCATCGCCGATTCATTCATAA
- a CDS encoding zinc-binding dehydrogenase, whose protein sequence is MNRRVVYTRGGSPADVLTVIEEPEPAAPGRGQVLIRTTAFPVHPGDLQAIAAYPGEAADPVTPGIEATGVVEAIGPGARLAPGVEVGGRVTVFPQQGAWSQWLMADAEAVVAVPEKLPDAVAAQMLTNPLTAVMLRREAQEHLAFGYDGVLVQTAAGSSVGRLMTGVSQFHNFGLINVVRSERGAAELRKRFPDVQVVATEQPGWADDVRKAAGGRPVSVALDPIGGEMSRSLVDLLAPGGKLVSYGMIAEEPISVHASTLVSKSLTLCGKNIISGWPAESSPERRSSDIATAKQIALSLTEQFDVAATYGLDELASAVEHAVRPGKVGTVLIRP, encoded by the coding sequence ATGAACCGGCGTGTCGTGTACACCCGTGGCGGGTCGCCCGCCGACGTCCTGACCGTCATCGAGGAGCCTGAGCCGGCGGCACCCGGGCGTGGCCAGGTCCTCATCCGCACCACGGCCTTCCCGGTGCACCCTGGTGATCTCCAGGCCATCGCGGCATACCCGGGGGAGGCCGCGGATCCGGTGACGCCGGGCATCGAGGCCACCGGGGTGGTGGAGGCGATCGGCCCGGGCGCGCGGTTGGCACCGGGTGTCGAGGTGGGGGGCCGCGTGACGGTCTTCCCCCAGCAGGGGGCGTGGTCCCAGTGGTTGATGGCGGATGCCGAGGCGGTAGTCGCCGTTCCGGAGAAGTTGCCGGACGCGGTCGCCGCACAGATGCTGACGAACCCGCTCACCGCGGTGATGCTGCGCCGTGAGGCGCAGGAGCACCTGGCCTTCGGCTACGACGGTGTTCTGGTGCAGACCGCCGCGGGCTCGTCGGTCGGGCGGCTGATGACGGGTGTGTCGCAGTTCCACAACTTCGGGCTCATCAACGTCGTCCGCAGTGAGCGCGGTGCGGCCGAGCTGCGCAAGCGGTTCCCGGATGTGCAGGTCGTGGCGACAGAACAGCCGGGCTGGGCCGACGACGTCCGCAAGGCCGCCGGTGGCCGGCCGGTGAGCGTGGCCCTGGACCCGATCGGGGGAGAGATGTCGAGGAGCCTTGTGGACCTGCTGGCGCCGGGCGGGAAGCTGGTCAGCTACGGAATGATCGCCGAGGAGCCCATCTCGGTGCATGCATCGACGCTGGTCAGCAAGTCCCTGACACTGTGCGGGAAGAACATCATCAGCGGGTGGCCCGCTGAGTCATCCCCTGAGCGACGGTCGTCCGACATCGCCACGGCCAAGCAGATCGCCCTGTCACTCACGGAGCAGTTCGACGTGGCCGCCACATACGGCCTCGACGAGCTGGCCAGTGCTGTGGAGCACGCGGTACGCCCCGGCAAGGTCGGCACCGTCCTGATCCGCCCCTGA
- a CDS encoding ATP-binding protein: protein MTNDNQQQITAQRWAMQFTSTPRCVRLVRSLVDKTLLSWGYGREDIDRTVLVCSELATNAVQHGHRSGHRFEVRLSGEGATCLVEVSDALSRRLPRLMETSDEDEHGRGLQLVSALAKEMGHRARNPIGKTVWARLALLTPEEDTRA, encoded by the coding sequence ATGACCAACGACAACCAACAGCAGATCACCGCCCAGCGATGGGCGATGCAGTTCACCTCCACGCCCAGGTGCGTCCGTCTCGTCCGGAGCCTGGTCGACAAAACCCTGCTGAGCTGGGGCTACGGACGAGAAGACATCGACCGTACGGTCCTGGTCTGCAGCGAGTTGGCGACCAATGCCGTGCAGCACGGCCACAGGAGCGGTCACCGCTTCGAAGTCCGCCTCAGCGGCGAAGGCGCCACGTGCCTGGTCGAAGTCTCCGACGCCCTCAGCCGCCGATTGCCTCGCCTCATGGAGACCAGCGACGAGGACGAGCACGGCCGAGGGCTCCAACTCGTCTCCGCGCTTGCCAAGGAGATGGGACACCGCGCCCGCAACCCCATTGGCAAAACCGTCTGGGCCCGCCTGGCTCTCCTCACTCCGGAGGAGGACACCCGTGCATGA
- a CDS encoding NUDIX hydrolase yields the protein MRWTVHGERQIYSNPWVNLWLVDVQQPDGRRWEHHVVRMRHLAVAAVVDDDQRVLMMWRHRFITDTWGWELPMGLVEPGETPEQAAAREVEEETGWRVEAMKPLVYAQPANGITDSEHHVFRADGATYIGPPTERNESDRIEWIPLSEIRRMIDHREIVSSGSLVGLLYLLLDEATGSAG from the coding sequence ATGCGGTGGACCGTCCATGGCGAACGGCAGATCTACAGCAACCCTTGGGTCAACCTGTGGCTCGTCGACGTACAGCAGCCCGACGGCCGCCGCTGGGAACACCACGTCGTACGCATGCGGCACCTCGCCGTCGCCGCCGTCGTCGATGACGACCAGCGCGTCCTGATGATGTGGCGTCACCGGTTCATCACCGACACCTGGGGCTGGGAACTGCCCATGGGCCTCGTCGAGCCGGGCGAGACTCCAGAGCAGGCCGCTGCCCGCGAGGTCGAGGAAGAGACCGGCTGGCGGGTCGAGGCAATGAAGCCCCTGGTGTACGCGCAGCCCGCGAACGGGATCACTGACTCCGAGCACCATGTCTTCCGAGCCGACGGAGCCACCTACATCGGGCCGCCGACAGAGCGGAACGAATCGGACCGGATCGAGTGGATCCCCCTCTCGGAGATCCGCAGGATGATCGACCACCGCGAGATCGTCAGCAGCGGCAGCCTGGTCGGCCTGCTGTATCTGCTGCTGGACGAAGCCACCGGGAGCGCCGGCTAG
- a CDS encoding DUF1684 domain-containing protein, which yields MTVQDVDRMSFAEEWERWHRAHEQALADPHGFLAITSLHWLSPEPARFEDAPGAWSSGPEGVVVELADGEELTIDGTAVHGRYVFGAIAERDSLYAGYGDAVIEIAKRGGHDIVRPRHPGNPLRTAFTRTPAYAPDPRWVRGGRYLPFDEPRAITVGAVAEGLEHVYDAPGEVEFELADGGTFRLTAFNGKRPGSLMVLLTDATSGVTTYAANRSLQIDAPDDAGRVTLDFNRATNLPCAYTDLATCPLPPTENRLPVAIEAGERIPLERGGRP from the coding sequence ATGACCGTCCAGGACGTCGACCGGATGAGCTTCGCCGAGGAGTGGGAGCGGTGGCACCGCGCCCATGAGCAGGCACTCGCCGACCCGCACGGCTTTCTCGCGATCACCAGCCTGCACTGGCTGAGCCCGGAGCCGGCCCGCTTCGAGGACGCCCCCGGGGCCTGGTCCAGCGGCCCGGAGGGCGTGGTCGTCGAACTGGCCGACGGCGAGGAGCTGACCATCGACGGCACGGCGGTGCACGGACGGTACGTCTTCGGGGCGATCGCCGAGCGGGACAGCCTGTACGCGGGGTACGGCGACGCGGTGATCGAGATCGCCAAGCGCGGCGGCCACGACATCGTCCGCCCCCGCCACCCCGGCAACCCCCTCCGCACCGCCTTCACCCGCACCCCCGCCTACGCCCCCGACCCCCGCTGGGTCCGCGGTGGCCGTTACCTCCCCTTCGACGAGCCGCGCGCGATCACCGTGGGCGCCGTGGCGGAGGGGCTGGAGCATGTCTACGACGCGCCCGGCGAGGTCGAGTTCGAGCTGGCGGACGGCGGGACGTTCCGGCTCACCGCCTTCAACGGCAAGCGGCCCGGCAGCCTGATGGTGCTCCTCACCGACGCGACCTCGGGCGTGACCACCTACGCCGCGAACCGCTCCCTCCAGATCGACGCCCCCGACGACGCCGGCCGGGTCACCCTCGACTTCAACCGCGCCACCAACCTCCCCTGCGCCTACACCGACCTCGCGACCTGCCCCCTGCCGCCCACCGAGAACCGGCTGCCGGTCGCGATCGAGGCGGGCGAGCGGATCCCCCTGGAGCGCGGCGGCCGCCCCTGA